Proteins encoded within one genomic window of Flavobacterium sp. NG2:
- a CDS encoding sulfatase-like hydrolase/transferase, which yields MKIRRILNCCLLALYATTNLGFAQKVQPNILWILTDDHRYDAVRSFNKMLTGNEMSELGYVESPNIDRLTTMGTTFVNTYCQAQGCAPSRASLHLGRYPFRSGVYEFEYYNNKAAHFKPTLPEQLASLGYQTFRIGKLGMRIKTLKNGRAVPHEIYQNNFDFKPLHKDGYTDWGKDWMYEMDGIKLDKPIQDVQFFVTPEGKFEYASKNLENYDPKYKGTAAAAMKKYDLLRHYNKKETTNDPFASEILAGVSPRKAGETKDGYYASIFQDYLKNQKPKFTVGSQTVNGIDASKPQFFYIGFDFPHTPVLPPADYRARFQKHTYKVPQFDESELKTMAKQMKKQVEAGYSDHFSEADKHKMIQDYFAFCAYGDDLIGKSVDAFIAYNEQQKKPWLIVYINGDHGWKLNDHGAVAKFTPWDIDAHNPIVVVSSDKTKFPAGKVVMDYAEFVDVAPTILAAAGADIKSEPYKYLDGMDLAAVVANKAPKRDYVVGESHAVTGPRAFIRTKDYVFSMQTRPTKERGKDMDWALNASYEALDPALYDMKKDPHEVNNLAFDKKYQKIANEMKEKLINIVLGDNRVEVGWGNKADGTTIYTSNFAPGSHDYKLQLKK from the coding sequence ATGAAAATCAGAAGAATTTTAAATTGTTGCTTGTTAGCGTTATATGCTACTACTAATTTGGGTTTCGCTCAAAAAGTGCAACCTAATATATTATGGATATTGACAGACGATCATCGTTATGATGCTGTGCGTTCTTTTAATAAAATGCTCACCGGAAATGAAATGAGTGAACTGGGTTATGTTGAATCACCTAATATTGATCGTTTGACAACTATGGGAACTACTTTTGTTAATACCTATTGTCAGGCTCAGGGTTGTGCTCCTTCGCGAGCGTCTCTGCATCTAGGAAGGTATCCTTTTCGTTCAGGGGTATACGAATTTGAATACTACAACAATAAAGCAGCACATTTTAAACCCACCTTACCAGAGCAATTAGCTAGTTTAGGGTATCAAACGTTTCGTATTGGGAAATTGGGTATGCGTATCAAAACACTTAAAAATGGTAGAGCAGTACCACATGAAATATACCAAAACAACTTTGATTTTAAACCCTTACATAAAGACGGTTATACCGATTGGGGTAAAGATTGGATGTATGAAATGGATGGGATAAAACTAGATAAACCCATACAAGATGTACAGTTTTTTGTAACCCCTGAGGGAAAGTTTGAGTATGCTTCTAAAAACTTAGAAAATTATGATCCAAAATATAAAGGAACTGCTGCTGCGGCTATGAAAAAATATGATTTGTTGAGACATTACAATAAAAAAGAAACCACTAACGACCCATTTGCATCGGAAATTTTGGCTGGGGTAAGTCCACGCAAAGCAGGTGAAACAAAGGATGGTTATTATGCTTCAATTTTTCAAGATTATCTTAAAAATCAAAAGCCAAAATTTACTGTGGGCTCTCAAACGGTTAACGGAATAGATGCGTCCAAACCTCAGTTTTTTTATATAGGATTTGATTTTCCGCATACTCCTGTCTTACCTCCGGCAGATTATAGAGCGCGTTTCCAAAAGCATACCTATAAGGTACCTCAATTTGATGAAAGCGAACTAAAAACGATGGCGAAACAAATGAAAAAGCAAGTGGAAGCGGGATACAGTGATCATTTTTCTGAAGCCGATAAACATAAGATGATCCAAGATTATTTTGCCTTCTGTGCGTATGGGGACGATTTAATTGGAAAATCGGTTGATGCGTTTATCGCCTATAATGAACAACAAAAAAAACCTTGGTTGATTGTTTACATAAACGGTGACCACGGTTGGAAACTGAATGACCATGGCGCGGTTGCTAAATTTACACCTTGGGACATAGATGCTCATAACCCTATAGTAGTGGTTTCTTCTGATAAAACTAAATTTCCAGCAGGAAAAGTGGTAATGGATTATGCTGAGTTTGTAGATGTGGCGCCCACTATTTTGGCAGCGGCTGGTGCTGATATCAAATCAGAACCTTATAAGTACTTAGACGGTATGGATTTAGCTGCGGTTGTGGCCAATAAAGCTCCTAAAAGAGATTATGTGGTAGGTGAAAGTCATGCTGTGACTGGACCTAGAGCTTTTATTAGAACAAAAGACTATGTCTTTTCGATGCAAACACGTCCAACCAAAGAACGAGGAAAAGACATGGACTGGGCTTTAAATGCCAGTTATGAAGCGTTGGATCCTGCCTTATACGATATGAAAAAGGATCCTCATGAGGTGAATAATTTAGCTTTTGATAAAAAATACCAAAAAATAGCTAATGAAATGAAAGAAAAGCTAATAAATATAGTATTAGGTGATAATAGAGTGGAAGTAGGATGGGGAAATAAAGCTGATGGAACTACAATTTATACTAGTAATTTTGCTCCTGGCTCGCATGATTATAAATTACAGCTAAAAAAATAA
- a CDS encoding glycoside hydrolase family 2 TIM barrel-domain containing protein has protein sequence MMQNIKTKRIAFLLLLALFANVTMVAQEQREQDFNFDWKFQLQKDTKIATKLPLNDADWREVRLPHDWSVEFSFDKTKEGATGYLDGGVAWYQKHFSIPKSDSGKKVYILFDGVYNNAKFWLNGKLLGENPYGYSPTYFDLTPFLTKDGSPNVISVHVDHSRYADNRWYSGSGIYRNVKLITTNKLHIPVWGTFVTTPEVSKEKAKVQLKVKVANDFSASNTFELATKIIDEKGAVVAQQNNSLKIKGNTNTEFTQLFAVANPKLWDIETPTRYKAITTLSSKGKVVDQYTTPFGIRKIEFKAGEGFFLNGKSTYMKGICIHHDGGLVGAAVPEGVWRRRLTLLKECGVNAIRTSHNPFSEEFLNLCDEMGFLVQNELFDEFDLPKDKRQNYHDRHDDYITRGYTEHFQKWGKSDLTRTLLRDRNHPSVVQWSIGNEIEWTYLHYRYISGFWKDENNPQNAGDYWGSLPMYSPEELKKRYDGWDKGKYILTETAQRLNKWVKELDDTRPTTANLILPQVSHVSGYADAVDIAGYSYRNVIIPWAQKHFPTKQVTINECPGTWDDWKQVLENQGVFSMFMWTGIDYLGEAHNDWPQKGWDGDLLDFAGFKKQGWNYFKSLWVNTPNIAIGTTLVKDSEFKVDELSGKLIQTSKKELKWNNSRANFHWNYSPGEMVIVEVSSNLAQVELFLNGRSLGVRSMSECPDRIFRWAVPYQAGTLTAKAGFDGAEVKAELKTTSEPVKIRLTTDQTQLKADGYDVAHVIAQLVDKDGNEVTTSEAKLTFDVKGEVKVLGVDNGWNKSIQDYQTNTVETHNGHALLLIQSLRKGSNVSVNVTAKGLKSNAIAIEIK, from the coding sequence ATGATGCAAAATATTAAAACAAAACGAATTGCCTTTTTGCTATTATTAGCCTTGTTTGCTAATGTGACAATGGTAGCACAAGAACAAAGAGAACAAGACTTTAATTTCGATTGGAAGTTTCAATTGCAAAAAGATACTAAAATCGCAACAAAGCTTCCGCTAAATGACGCCGATTGGCGTGAGGTTCGTTTGCCACACGATTGGAGTGTCGAATTCTCTTTTGATAAAACCAAAGAAGGTGCAACGGGTTATTTAGATGGAGGAGTAGCTTGGTACCAAAAACATTTTTCGATTCCCAAATCCGACAGTGGTAAAAAAGTGTACATCCTTTTTGATGGGGTGTACAATAATGCCAAATTTTGGTTAAACGGAAAACTATTGGGTGAAAACCCTTATGGTTATTCGCCTACCTATTTTGATTTAACACCTTTTTTGACAAAAGATGGAAGTCCTAACGTAATTTCAGTACACGTAGATCACTCGCGTTATGCGGACAACCGCTGGTATTCAGGTAGCGGAATTTATAGAAATGTCAAATTGATTACGACAAATAAACTTCACATTCCTGTTTGGGGAACTTTTGTAACCACTCCAGAGGTTAGTAAAGAAAAAGCAAAAGTACAATTGAAAGTAAAGGTAGCAAACGACTTTTCGGCTTCGAATACTTTTGAATTAGCTACCAAAATCATCGACGAAAAAGGAGCGGTTGTAGCACAGCAAAACAATTCTTTAAAAATAAAAGGAAATACAAACACAGAGTTTACACAACTTTTTGCCGTTGCAAATCCAAAGCTTTGGGATATAGAAACGCCTACTCGATACAAAGCCATTACAACGCTTTCTTCAAAAGGAAAAGTGGTGGATCAATATACAACACCATTCGGGATTCGTAAAATTGAATTTAAGGCGGGTGAAGGTTTCTTTTTGAATGGAAAATCAACCTATATGAAAGGAATTTGTATTCATCATGACGGAGGTTTGGTAGGAGCAGCAGTGCCAGAAGGAGTGTGGCGCAGACGATTGACTTTGTTAAAAGAATGTGGCGTTAATGCCATTAGAACTTCGCACAATCCTTTTTCAGAGGAATTCTTGAACCTTTGTGACGAAATGGGGTTCTTGGTTCAAAATGAATTGTTTGACGAATTTGATTTGCCTAAAGATAAAAGACAAAATTACCATGACAGACACGATGATTATATCACTCGTGGCTATACGGAACATTTTCAAAAATGGGGAAAAAGCGATTTGACTCGTACGCTGTTGCGTGACCGCAATCATCCAAGTGTGGTACAATGGAGTATTGGTAACGAAATTGAATGGACGTATTTGCATTACCGTTATATTTCTGGTTTTTGGAAAGATGAAAATAACCCTCAAAATGCAGGAGACTATTGGGGAAGTTTGCCGATGTATTCACCAGAGGAGTTGAAGAAAAGATACGACGGATGGGACAAAGGCAAATACATTTTGACTGAAACAGCGCAAAGACTGAACAAATGGGTAAAAGAATTAGATGATACCCGACCTACAACGGCCAATTTGATTTTGCCACAAGTAAGTCATGTGAGTGGCTATGCTGATGCGGTGGATATTGCGGGTTATAGTTATAGAAATGTCATCATTCCATGGGCACAAAAACATTTTCCTACCAAACAAGTAACTATTAATGAGTGTCCAGGAACTTGGGACGATTGGAAGCAAGTGTTAGAAAATCAAGGTGTCTTTAGTATGTTTATGTGGACGGGAATTGATTATTTAGGTGAAGCACATAATGATTGGCCACAAAAAGGATGGGATGGTGATCTACTGGATTTTGCAGGCTTCAAAAAACAAGGATGGAATTATTTTAAAAGTCTTTGGGTCAACACACCTAATATCGCCATAGGAACTACACTAGTCAAAGACTCGGAGTTCAAAGTGGATGAATTGAGTGGTAAACTCATTCAGACTTCAAAAAAAGAATTGAAATGGAACAATAGCAGAGCCAATTTCCATTGGAATTATTCCCCAGGCGAAATGGTAATTGTAGAGGTAAGTTCTAATCTTGCACAAGTAGAATTGTTCTTAAACGGACGTTCGTTAGGGGTAAGAAGCATGTCTGAATGTCCGGATCGTATTTTCCGTTGGGCAGTGCCTTACCAAGCGGGTACCTTGACAGCCAAAGCAGGATTTGATGGAGCTGAAGTAAAAGCCGAATTAAAAACGACTTCGGAACCTGTTAAAATTCGTTTGACGACTGACCAAACGCAGTTAAAAGCCGATGGTTATGATGTGGCTCATGTCATTGCGCAATTAGTAGATAAGGACGGAAATGAAGTCACTACTTCTGAAGCAAAACTGACTTTTGATGTAAAAGGAGAGGTTAAAGTTTTAGGTGTAGATAATGGTTGGAATAAAAGTATTCAGGATTATCAAACGAATACAGTAGAGACACATAATGGTCATGCTTTACTCTTAATTCAATCCCTACGAAAAGGTAGCAATGTCTCCGTAAATGTTACTGCCAAAGGTTTAAAAAGTAATGCAATTGCAATAGAAATAAAATAA
- a CDS encoding glycoside hydrolase family 3 C-terminal domain-containing protein, whose product MYINRQSIYKGFTAFMVVTASFAQNVDFSFQNNHLPIDKRAEILVSQMTIEEKINQLKNGAAAIPRLKVPDYDWWNEALHGIGRNGKATIFPQAIALGATFDPQLAERVASAISTEARAKYAISQKNGNHSKYAGLTFWTPNINIFRDPRWGRGQETYGEDPLLTSRIGVAFVKGLQGNDPKYLKSAACAKHFAVHSGPENIRHEFNAEPNKQDLYETYLPAFEALVKEAKVEGVMAAYNAVYGKPACASDFLLKETLRDKWKFDGYVTSDCGAVSGVYNKLKYVKTAVEAAAVALNSGTNLECGTTYSQLKKAIDQGLITEKMIHDRTVQLFKTRFRLGMFDEKGTDNPYLNFGIEKIHSPEHIALSKEVALKSIVLLKNKNNILPLSKDIKIPYVTGPFANSNDMLMGSYYGVTSGMVTILEGVADVVSPSASLNYRSGVLPFHKNINPKNWAPFEAGESDVTICVVGLTADREGEEVDAIAAENVGDKVDLKLPQSQIDYVKEIASKIKGKPLVLVIASGSPVSLEGIEELCDAIVQIWYPGEQGGNAVADILFGNSSPSGHLPITFPKNVAQLPAYEDYSMKGRTYKYMTEEPMYPFGFGLTYSKTEFRNLKLSTSNLKEKQTLTVTVEVANTGNYDIDEVVQLYVNPMELSGGIPLKSLKAFERISLKKGEKKSINFKLTPNNLKVVNEQGQSVWRNGNYQLVVGNASPGALSTRLGAATPQTAILQLK is encoded by the coding sequence ATGTACATCAACCGACAATCTATTTACAAAGGATTTACTGCTTTTATGGTAGTGACTGCCTCTTTTGCCCAAAACGTCGATTTTTCTTTTCAAAACAATCATTTACCGATTGACAAAAGAGCTGAAATTCTTGTCTCACAAATGACCATTGAGGAAAAAATTAACCAATTGAAAAATGGAGCTGCCGCTATTCCAAGGTTGAAAGTGCCTGATTACGATTGGTGGAACGAAGCCCTGCACGGAATTGGTAGAAACGGTAAGGCTACCATCTTTCCTCAAGCGATTGCATTAGGAGCTACTTTCGACCCTCAATTAGCCGAAAGAGTAGCATCGGCCATATCGACTGAGGCTCGTGCAAAATATGCAATTTCGCAAAAAAATGGCAACCATAGCAAATATGCGGGATTGACATTTTGGACACCTAATATCAATATTTTTAGAGATCCACGTTGGGGTAGAGGGCAAGAAACCTATGGAGAAGATCCGCTTTTAACATCCAGAATTGGAGTTGCTTTTGTAAAAGGACTGCAAGGAAATGATCCTAAATACTTAAAATCGGCAGCCTGTGCCAAACATTTTGCGGTACATTCAGGACCCGAAAATATTCGCCATGAGTTTAATGCCGAGCCTAATAAACAGGATTTGTACGAAACCTATTTGCCTGCTTTTGAAGCCTTAGTCAAAGAAGCAAAAGTAGAAGGAGTAATGGCAGCCTACAATGCTGTATATGGAAAACCTGCTTGTGCTAGTGATTTTTTATTGAAAGAAACCCTAAGAGATAAATGGAAATTTGATGGCTATGTCACTTCAGATTGTGGAGCGGTTAGTGGTGTTTATAACAAACTAAAATATGTGAAAACTGCTGTTGAGGCAGCTGCTGTGGCTTTAAATTCCGGAACAAATTTAGAATGTGGGACTACTTATAGTCAATTGAAAAAAGCCATAGACCAAGGTTTGATTACAGAAAAAATGATTCACGACCGTACGGTTCAACTGTTTAAAACACGCTTTAGACTAGGAATGTTTGACGAAAAGGGTACGGATAATCCGTATTTGAATTTTGGGATTGAAAAAATTCATAGTCCAGAACATATTGCGTTGTCTAAAGAAGTAGCTCTAAAATCAATCGTACTCTTAAAAAATAAAAATAATATTTTACCCTTGTCCAAGGACATCAAAATACCGTATGTAACAGGCCCTTTTGCTAATTCTAATGATATGTTGATGGGAAGTTACTATGGCGTAACATCGGGTATGGTAACTATTTTAGAAGGAGTTGCCGATGTGGTTTCGCCTAGCGCTTCGTTGAATTATCGAAGTGGGGTTTTGCCGTTTCATAAAAATATCAATCCAAAAAATTGGGCACCTTTTGAAGCAGGAGAATCAGATGTAACCATTTGTGTGGTAGGATTAACAGCCGATAGAGAAGGGGAAGAAGTAGATGCTATTGCTGCTGAAAATGTGGGCGATAAAGTTGATTTGAAATTACCTCAAAGCCAGATTGATTATGTCAAAGAAATTGCTAGCAAGATAAAAGGGAAACCCTTAGTTCTTGTAATTGCGAGTGGAAGTCCTGTTTCGCTAGAAGGAATTGAAGAGCTATGTGATGCGATTGTTCAAATTTGGTACCCAGGTGAACAAGGCGGGAATGCCGTAGCTGATATTCTTTTTGGAAACAGCTCTCCTAGCGGACATTTGCCTATTACTTTTCCTAAGAATGTGGCGCAATTACCAGCTTATGAGGATTATTCTATGAAAGGTCGTACATATAAATATATGACTGAAGAGCCGATGTATCCTTTTGGTTTTGGGTTAACCTATTCTAAAACCGAATTTAGGAATCTGAAGTTGAGTACTAGTAATTTAAAAGAAAAACAAACCTTGACAGTGACGGTTGAGGTAGCTAACACAGGAAATTACGATATCGATGAGGTAGTGCAATTATATGTGAATCCAATGGAACTGAGTGGAGGAATACCATTAAAGAGTTTAAAAGCGTTTGAACGTATAAGTTTGAAAAAAGGAGAAAAGAAAAGCATCAACTTCAAGCTTACTCCCAATAATTTAAAAGTGGTTAACGAGCAAGGACAAAGTGTTTGGAGAAATGGAAACTACCAGCTTGTGGTAGGGAATGCATCGCCAGGAGCATTAAGTACAAGGCTAGGAGCGGCAACACCACAGACGGCAATATTGCAATTAAAATAG
- a CDS encoding arylsulfatase — translation MKYLYHFLVLISAVMFAQKQPNVILILTDDQGIGDLGCQGNPWLKTPHLDAFYKQSVRMTDFHVSPYCAPTRSAIMTGKYPINNGVWATYKGRDALSGNPTTMADVFKQNGYKTALIGKWHLGDNYPSRPTDSGFDVAIQHKAGGVGELSDYWGNTYFDDTYFVNNEPKQFKGYCTDVWFDETMKFIDTNKNKPFFIYLPTNAPHSPWNVEAKYAAPYKHLEGNTIVNANFYGMIANLDENFGRLNQFLKDKNLLENTIVIYMTDNGTSGGYSRNGKLGYNKNFSGVKGDKNEGGHRVPFFIRWSNGKIEGGKDVEALTAHVDLIPTLASLCQLKLPKQADWDGIDFSALLTQKKDKVQERTVFVHHRQDWRPPMDIDETCVMKEQWRLINGKELYDIHNDTKQQHNLASQYPEIVALLLRENKQFVDNAKRKSEYIELPMSTIGSKIQDEIKLTIQHAIGEDAGIWKCEQVAEGIKNRNNTHALEVAKTGEYQISCRRWPKECPGTILGIPKENPKNLFEYKTIKPTKVRISIANQMLEKEILPTDEEVNFKVHLDKGKTLLVNDFVEGKESYGVYYTYIQKIN, via the coding sequence ATGAAATATTTATATCATTTTTTAGTATTGATTTCAGCAGTGATGTTTGCTCAAAAGCAACCCAATGTAATCTTAATTTTGACTGATGATCAAGGGATAGGAGATTTGGGATGTCAGGGCAATCCATGGCTAAAAACACCCCATTTGGATGCCTTTTATAAGCAATCTGTTCGAATGACTGATTTTCATGTGAGTCCTTATTGCGCCCCTACACGTAGCGCTATTATGACGGGTAAATATCCCATTAATAACGGCGTTTGGGCCACTTACAAAGGACGCGATGCCTTATCGGGTAATCCAACTACTATGGCCGATGTTTTCAAACAAAATGGGTATAAAACAGCATTAATAGGAAAATGGCATTTAGGTGATAATTATCCGAGTCGCCCTACTGATAGCGGTTTTGACGTAGCTATTCAACACAAAGCAGGTGGAGTAGGTGAACTATCCGATTATTGGGGAAATACTTATTTTGATGACACTTATTTTGTAAACAACGAACCCAAACAGTTTAAAGGCTATTGCACCGATGTTTGGTTTGACGAAACAATGAAATTTATCGATACGAATAAAAACAAACCTTTCTTTATTTATTTGCCAACTAATGCACCGCACAGTCCTTGGAATGTGGAAGCCAAGTATGCCGCACCGTATAAACACTTGGAAGGAAATACAATTGTTAATGCTAATTTTTACGGAATGATTGCCAATTTAGACGAAAATTTTGGCAGACTCAATCAATTTTTAAAGGACAAAAATTTACTTGAAAATACCATAGTCATTTATATGACTGATAATGGTACTAGTGGTGGATATAGTCGCAATGGAAAATTAGGATATAACAAAAATTTTAGCGGTGTAAAAGGAGATAAAAATGAAGGAGGACATAGAGTTCCTTTCTTTATTCGTTGGTCTAATGGTAAAATTGAAGGAGGAAAAGATGTAGAAGCCTTAACAGCGCATGTTGACTTGATTCCTACTTTGGCTAGTTTATGTCAATTAAAATTGCCCAAACAAGCGGACTGGGACGGGATTGATTTTTCCGCACTTTTAACGCAAAAAAAAGATAAAGTACAAGAGCGTACCGTTTTCGTGCATCATAGGCAAGATTGGCGTCCACCAATGGATATTGATGAAACTTGTGTAATGAAAGAACAGTGGCGTCTTATCAATGGAAAAGAGCTATATGATATTCATAACGACACAAAGCAACAGCACAACTTAGCCAGTCAGTACCCTGAAATAGTGGCTTTGCTATTAAGAGAGAACAAACAGTTTGTTGATAATGCCAAAAGAAAATCGGAATACATTGAACTTCCTATGAGCACCATAGGAAGTAAAATACAAGACGAAATAAAATTAACTATTCAACATGCCATTGGTGAAGATGCTGGAATTTGGAAATGCGAGCAAGTAGCGGAAGGAATCAAAAACAGAAACAATACTCATGCTCTCGAAGTTGCAAAAACAGGGGAATACCAAATAAGCTGTAGAAGATGGCCGAAAGAATGTCCGGGAACAATTTTAGGAATCCCAAAAGAGAACCCTAAAAATTTATTTGAATACAAAACAATTAAACCAACCAAAGTAAGGATTTCTATTGCAAACCAAATGTTGGAAAAAGAAATTTTACCCACAGATGAAGAGGTGAATTTTAAAGTTCATTTAGACAAAGGAAAAACTCTTTTGGTCAATGATTTTGTTGAGGGAAAAGAATCATACGGAGTATATTACACTTATATCCAAAAAATAAATTAA